The following proteins are co-located in the Candidatus Eisenbacteria bacterium genome:
- a CDS encoding HpcH/HpaI aldolase/citrate lyase family protein, whose translation MTIAAEAGRRGDKVRSDCWVRLETADSGGVRIELSSKVASLYGEAIRAQAETTLKTLGVERAGVTIEDFGAVPFALAARIEAAVRRALPETTEEALPEFADCCRYGTKRERFRRTRLYLPGNEPKFFLNAGLHHPDGVILDLEDSVAPEEKDAARLMVRNALRTVDFYGAERMVRINQLPLGMDDLDAIVPHNVHVVLIPKVESAETVRDVAARIDEIRKERGIEAPVFLMPIVESALGVVRAFEIASAASTVVALTIGLEDYTADIGAPRTAEGRESFHARSAVVNAARAARVQPIDSVFSDVSDMEALRRNALESKALGFDGMGCIHPRQVAVVHDAFAPTEKELEKARRIVAAYEEARSRGSGVVSLGSKMIDPPVVKRALQVVRMAGGEDAS comes from the coding sequence ATGACGATCGCGGCGGAAGCGGGCAGGCGGGGGGACAAAGTCCGCTCCGATTGTTGGGTCCGCTTGGAGACGGCCGATTCGGGAGGCGTCCGGATCGAGCTCTCGAGCAAGGTGGCTTCACTCTACGGGGAGGCGATCCGCGCTCAGGCGGAAACCACGCTGAAGACGCTCGGCGTGGAGCGCGCCGGAGTGACGATCGAGGATTTCGGCGCCGTCCCCTTCGCCCTGGCGGCGCGGATCGAGGCCGCGGTGCGCCGCGCCTTGCCGGAAACGACGGAGGAGGCGCTCCCCGAGTTCGCCGATTGCTGCCGCTATGGGACGAAGAGGGAGCGTTTCCGGCGGACCCGGCTCTATCTGCCCGGCAACGAACCGAAGTTTTTTTTGAACGCGGGGCTGCATCACCCCGACGGCGTGATCCTCGACCTGGAGGACTCGGTCGCCCCCGAGGAGAAGGACGCGGCCCGGCTGATGGTGCGCAACGCCCTTCGGACCGTCGATTTTTACGGCGCCGAGAGGATGGTGCGGATCAACCAGCTCCCCCTCGGCATGGACGATCTGGACGCGATCGTGCCGCACAACGTGCACGTCGTCCTGATCCCCAAGGTGGAATCGGCGGAGACCGTGCGGGACGTGGCGGCGCGGATCGACGAGATCCGTAAGGAACGGGGGATCGAGGCGCCGGTCTTTCTGATGCCGATCGTGGAGAGCGCCCTCGGCGTGGTGCGCGCCTTCGAGATCGCCTCGGCGGCGAGCACGGTGGTCGCCCTCACCATCGGCCTCGAGGACTACACCGCCGACATCGGCGCCCCGCGAACCGCGGAGGGTCGGGAGAGTTTCCACGCCCGTTCGGCGGTGGTGAACGCCGCCCGCGCCGCCCGCGTGCAGCCGATCGACAGCGTCTTCTCCGACGTCTCGGACATGGAGGCGCTCCGGAGGAACGCGCTCGAATCGAAGGCGCTCGGTTTCGACGGGATGGGATGCATTCATCCGCGCCAGGTGGCGGTGGTGCACGACGCCTTCGCCCCCACCGAGAAGGAGTTGGAGAAGGCCCGCCGCATCGTCGCCGCCTATGAGGAGGCCCGCTCGCGCGGCAGCGGCGTGGTGAGTCTCGGCAGCAAGATGATCGATCCGCCGGTGGTGAAGCGGGCGCTTCAGGTGGTCCGCATGGCGGGAGGGGAGGACGCATCATGA